In Candidatus Methylomirabilis lanthanidiphila, the DNA window CATCAACGGCAAACGAGTAGTTGGCGCTCAACCACTCTCAAGATTCCGGCAAGTGATCGAGAGCGAGCTGGCCGAAGCGACCGTCATTCCGCCTGTCGCGCCGCCGATGCAATAAGGTCTATGGTACCTGGTAGGTAATGGTCAGGCCGGCGACTTTGGCGGGAGAGATTTTGCTTTCGAAGCTTCCGATACTTCGATTGGCAGTTGATCCATTGTCCGCAATGAACAGGGTCAGACTATTCCCTGGTACCCAGTCCGGATGATTGACGATTTCCTGGATGACAGACCTGAGGTTGGGGCTCGGATTGAAATCGCCCGCTGTCCAGGGCCCCGGGATGTCATCCACAACCGCGCCTGTCTTGCGTCGCCTTGAGAGATCTTCCGGGATCTGGTCGAGCGGCGCTGAATTCCCCGCGGCCTCGCCGAGGTAGCGGATGTTGATAGTCTTGTTGAGGTTGCCCAGGCCGAACAGGTGGAGAACTGCTGACTCGATGATCGCCCCGGAAGGGATAGTGACCCCGATAAAGCGAAAGGCGAGAAGGTAGCTCTTTCCCGGATACAAGAGGCCCGCTGAGGTTGTAACTGTTTTATTCCCGTTCTCACTGCCGTCATCACTGTCACTGGAGATGCGTATCTGCAGGGTCTCCAGGCCGGTGGGCGGGGAATCGATGACCAGGGTGACCGGAATCGATTGAGGGGAATTCGTCGCGGTTCCCGCTTCGACGGTCACCGTGCCCTGATACAGACCCTCCGCCAACCCGAATGGATTCACGGTAACCGTCGGTACGGACGGAGCCGTCCCACTTGCGGGGCTGATGGCGAGCCAGGTACCTCCGCTGACCGTCTTCATCGTGGCGCTCCAGTCGAGGGTTTCGGCACCGTCAGTGGCCACTGCCAGAGTTTGTGTAAGGGGCGCAGGCTCACCCACGGTAGCCCCGAACGAAAGGCTGCCCGGACTTACCGACAACGCTGGAGGTGCCCCGGAACAGGGCGCGATGGTGATGGCGGACAGGAACTGTTGATCGACGCTATCGAGTGGGCGCACCCCGGCATCCGCCAGGATTGAATGGGCGGCCGTACAGGCGGTCTGGGTGACAATCACAGGCGCCGGAAATGGATTCGGCTCATTCCCCTCCCGGTTGATATCGATCTTGTCGGCACTCTCATTACCCTGCACATAGGCGCGGGCGTCCGAGACGGTGATGGCATCACCGGAAGAGGAGTAGTAGTTGTTTACGATATTGGCCCGTGGTCCGTACCAGACGAGCGTCCCGTATCCGATGCCCCAGTTCCAGATGAGGTTATTGCGCATATCGATGGTCGTACCCGTTGCGGGGGTGCCGACGTCATCGATGCGCACCTGGGGATTTCTGGTCAAACCTCTCGTAAAGACGTTGTGGTGGAGGGTGATTCGAGACGGCTGATCATACTTGATGAGCATATTCTTTCCGGGTCCGCCGAGAATACTCCAGGAAACCGTGACATCGTGCGAGCCCCCCGTAATCTCCATATTTTCATCGCCGGACCCCTCCACAGAGACATGGTCAATGACGACATTGTAGGCGCCGTAAGCAATTTGGATACCGTCGATGGGGGACCCTCGTACACGCAAGCCTTTCACAATAACATCGTGCGCCCCTTTGTTACCGCGGATAATGAGCCCTCGATTCCTCAAGGTAATTCCTGGGCTCGGGGCGGTAAAGCCGTCTATCGTAATATTGGCCCCCAAAACATAGATGTAGTCGGTTAAGACGATCTCTCCTCCGACATCAAAGACAACTGTTCGATTGCCCTGTTTGACAGCTTCTCGGAAGCTCCCTGGACCAGAGTCATTCAGATTGGCGACATGTACCACCGTTCCCCCGCCCCCACCCGTGGTCGTGGTACCAAATCCCTGATAGGCCTGCGCCGCTTTCGTTGACAAAAGCAGTGACGCGAGCATTGCGACACACGTCAGTAGCGAGTGTTTCTTGAGGCGCGCTTGGGTTCGTCTCATTGTTTGCCTCCACGCGTTGTTCACCTTCTGTTGCTCAACCTATCGCCAGCTCATGAGGATACTCGAAGATGATCTTGACGTCAGGTTGTCGATGGCTCCGACCCTTTGAGTGGGATGATTTCTGATCTTACGCAGCCTGGGAATGGGAAAGACCAGCGCCCTCACCATTAATAGTTTTTCGCTTCCGTG includes these proteins:
- the pelA gene encoding Pectate lyase A precursor; this encodes MRRTQARLKKHSLLTCVAMLASLLLSTKAAQAYQGFGTTTTGGGGGTVVHVANLNDSGPGSFREAVKQGNRTVVFDVGGEIVLTDYIYVLGANITIDGFTAPSPGITLRNRGLIIRGNKGAHDVIVKGLRVRGSPIDGIQIAYGAYNVVIDHVSVEGSGDENMEITGGSHDVTVSWSILGGPGKNMLIKYDQPSRITLHHNVFTRGLTRNPQVRIDDVGTPATGTTIDMRNNLIWNWGIGYGTLVWYGPRANIVNNYYSSSGDAITVSDARAYVQGNESADKIDINREGNEPNPFPAPVIVTQTACTAAHSILADAGVRPLDSVDQQFLSAITIAPCSGAPPALSVSPGSLSFGATVGEPAPLTQTLAVATDGAETLDWSATMKTVSGGTWLAISPASGTAPSVPTVTVNPFGLAEGLYQGTVTVEAGTATNSPQSIPVTLVIDSPPTGLETLQIRISSDSDDGSENGNKTVTTSAGLLYPGKSYLLAFRFIGVTIPSGAIIESAVLHLFGLGNLNKTINIRYLGEAAGNSAPLDQIPEDLSRRRKTGAVVDDIPGPWTAGDFNPSPNLRSVIQEIVNHPDWVPGNSLTLFIADNGSTANRSIGSFESKISPAKVAGLTITYQVP